In the genome of Leucobacter luti, one region contains:
- a CDS encoding MBL fold metallo-hydrolase, whose protein sequence is MAGARIERLVTSGTFSLDGGTWDVDNNVWIVGDDAEVIVIDPAHDATAITAAVGDRRTLAVLLTHGHDDHIRAARETAALLGAPIHLHPSDRMLWDAVYSDAGPDADIADEDSFEVAGVTLTALHTPGHSPGSVSFVSPALAAVFTGDTLFQGGPGATGRSYSDFPTIIASIRDRLLTLPAETRVHTGHGDDTTIAAEAPELAAWIARGH, encoded by the coding sequence ATGGCGGGCGCACGGATTGAGCGTCTCGTCACGAGCGGCACGTTCTCGCTCGACGGCGGCACCTGGGATGTCGACAACAATGTGTGGATCGTCGGGGACGACGCAGAAGTGATCGTGATCGATCCTGCACACGATGCCACGGCTATCACAGCCGCCGTGGGGGATCGGCGCACGCTTGCTGTGCTGCTCACGCACGGACACGACGACCACATTCGCGCGGCCCGCGAAACGGCGGCGCTCTTGGGAGCTCCGATCCATCTGCACCCGTCCGATCGAATGCTGTGGGACGCGGTGTACTCAGACGCGGGCCCCGATGCGGACATTGCTGATGAGGACTCGTTCGAGGTGGCGGGCGTGACGCTCACCGCCCTGCACACCCCTGGTCACTCTCCGGGATCCGTGAGTTTTGTATCGCCGGCGCTCGCCGCAGTCTTCACCGGGGACACCCTGTTCCAGGGCGGGCCGGGCGCGACCGGCCGCTCGTACAGTGACTTCCCGACGATCATCGCTTCGATCCGGGATCGTCTCCTGACGCTTCCGGCTGAGACTCGTGTGCACACCGGGCACGGCGACGACACCACTATCGCCGCTGAGGCTCCTGAGCTTGCGGCCTGGATCGCGAGAGGCCACTAG
- a CDS encoding ABC-F family ATP-binding cassette domain-containing protein, which translates to MAHLLGAEALHLEVPTKTVFDSVTIGVAEGDRIGIVGRNGDGKSSLLMMLAGRRSPDGGKVTMRGGTTIGVLDQADVFDDGETVSNAIVGDSPEYEWAGNPRIREVIDGLVSDLEWDAPVDSLSGGQRRRVALAKLLSGDYDMLFLDEPTNHLDVEGIAWLAEHLKRRWPRGQGALLVVTHDRWFLDEVCTTTWEVHDRIVEPFEGGYAAYILQRVERDRQAATIEQKRQNLAKKELAWLRRGAPARTAKPKFRIDAANELIADVPEIRDRVSLQSMAVARLGKEVVNLLDAGVSYGDRVILKDIEWRLAPGERTGILGVNGAGKSTLLGLISGTLEPTSGIVKRGKTVKVATLTQRLDELEEHLKEPVRTVISRLRTSFTVGSGSKAQELTPGQLLEQMGFTSAQLSTPVKDLSGGQKRRLQLLLILLNQPNVLILDEPTNDLDTDMLAAMEDLLDSWPGTLIVVSHDRYFLERVTDQQYAILDHGLRHLPGGVDQYLQLRHAEEQAAEAAAAGGSGSGTGSVATSATPKLSGAERRTVEKELSALDRRVAKLQDLIVKTRDGLATLDQNKFELLNAEMTKITAYEAEVAELEGRWFELTEKLG; encoded by the coding sequence ATGGCACATCTTCTGGGGGCCGAGGCCCTACATCTCGAAGTCCCTACGAAGACCGTGTTTGACTCGGTCACGATCGGGGTCGCTGAGGGCGACCGCATTGGAATCGTTGGGCGCAATGGCGACGGCAAGTCGAGCCTCTTGATGATGCTCGCTGGACGCAGGTCTCCGGACGGCGGCAAGGTCACGATGCGTGGGGGCACCACTATTGGGGTGCTGGATCAAGCCGACGTGTTCGATGACGGTGAGACCGTGAGTAACGCAATCGTCGGCGACAGTCCTGAGTATGAGTGGGCGGGGAATCCGCGCATCCGCGAGGTGATCGACGGTCTGGTCTCTGATCTCGAGTGGGACGCCCCGGTCGATTCGCTGTCGGGCGGCCAGCGCCGGCGGGTGGCGCTCGCGAAGTTGCTTTCCGGTGACTACGACATGCTCTTTTTGGATGAGCCAACGAACCATCTCGATGTCGAAGGCATTGCCTGGCTAGCTGAGCATTTGAAGCGACGCTGGCCGCGCGGTCAGGGCGCGCTGCTGGTTGTGACACACGACCGCTGGTTCCTCGACGAGGTCTGCACCACGACGTGGGAAGTCCACGACCGCATTGTCGAGCCTTTTGAAGGTGGCTATGCCGCCTATATTCTGCAGCGCGTTGAGCGTGATCGGCAGGCCGCGACGATTGAGCAGAAGCGCCAGAACCTGGCGAAGAAGGAACTCGCCTGGCTGCGACGCGGGGCTCCGGCGCGCACCGCGAAACCGAAGTTCCGGATCGACGCCGCGAACGAGCTTATTGCTGACGTGCCTGAGATTCGAGATCGCGTCTCGCTGCAGTCGATGGCTGTTGCCCGGCTCGGCAAGGAGGTCGTGAACCTGCTCGACGCTGGCGTCAGCTACGGCGATCGCGTGATCCTCAAGGACATTGAGTGGCGGCTCGCACCGGGTGAGCGGACGGGTATCCTCGGGGTGAACGGCGCTGGCAAGTCGACTCTGCTGGGACTGATCTCTGGCACACTCGAGCCGACGAGCGGCATCGTGAAGCGCGGCAAGACGGTCAAAGTTGCAACGCTGACGCAGCGACTCGATGAGCTCGAAGAACACCTCAAGGAGCCGGTGCGCACGGTGATCAGTCGCCTGCGTACCAGCTTCACTGTGGGAAGCGGTTCAAAAGCGCAGGAGCTCACTCCCGGTCAGCTGCTGGAGCAGATGGGCTTCACGAGCGCGCAGCTTTCGACGCCGGTGAAGGATCTGTCTGGTGGGCAGAAGCGCCGCCTGCAGCTGCTCCTGATTCTGCTCAACCAGCCGAACGTGCTGATCCTTGATGAGCCGACGAACGACCTCGACACGGACATGCTCGCCGCGATGGAGGATCTCCTTGACTCGTGGCCCGGCACGCTCATCGTGGTCTCGCACGACCGGTACTTCCTTGAGCGTGTGACCGACCAGCAGTACGCGATTCTGGACCACGGGCTGCGGCACCTCCCCGGTGGGGTGGACCAGTATCTGCAGCTGCGCCACGCAGAGGAGCAGGCTGCAGAAGCCGCTGCGGCAGGAGGGTCGGGATCCGGCACAGGCTCCGTCGCTACCTCCGCGACGCCGAAACTGTCGGGCGCGGAACGCCGCACGGTGGAGAAAGAACTCTCTGCGCTGGACCGTCGTGTGGCGAAACTCCAGGATCTGATTGTGAAGACCCGGGACGGATTGGCGACGCTGGATCAGAACAAGTTCGAGCTGCTGAACGCCGAGATGACGAAGATCACTGCGTACGAGGCCGAGGTTGCTGAGCTTGAGGGACGCTGGTTCGAACTCACTGAGAAACTGGGATAG
- a CDS encoding lipase family protein, whose product MSLGSRVKSTLTTLAAPVRAGIGLAAVGLGLMLLLVPLSTHRIAIVTGIGLALAGVAALLLPVLDSVSKVPARVVGVMLVLFGILIAVWPSAGAPWLAFLVGVALIGQSLFQLLQSIRNSGDQRAPHIIAALAGIVVGLVTFSWPVLTLTFFRLGVGAWFVFFGLQLIFIMPFHRRPRAPHQTSASRLRRWSRTLGASLALTLALALALGTAWVLGGVPLPAPGTFYTAPAEIPDTPGTLLRTQPLTEGVPSGAEAWKILYTTTHSDGSPAISSGTIIAPKTRGGDPLPLLSVAHGTTGVAAKCAPSLSATPFSDGAGAALEEMVTKHGWAAVTSDYIGLGTSGTHPYLIGDAEARNVLDATRAAQQFSEISTTERTVVWGHSQGGQGSLWTGQIAAEYAPDIDIVGVAAFAPAADLYGLAEVNKNDAPGKTVSAYIAATWDTLYPELDLAAHLTPGSAAPVSKIQNLCFNGQDVLAAILRGTQVPNQIFPDSLLAGKFGRLLKAQTPVGPFPAPVLVAQGLADPLVKPEQQRAWVGGRCAAGEEIDYRTYPGLNHLTLVAADSPLTPQLVAWTLDRWAGKPAAGNCDDLPK is encoded by the coding sequence GTGTCACTCGGATCACGTGTCAAATCAACGCTGACGACGCTTGCTGCCCCCGTACGGGCGGGGATCGGACTTGCCGCAGTGGGGCTCGGGCTCATGCTGCTGCTCGTTCCGCTGTCCACGCACCGGATCGCCATCGTCACCGGCATCGGTCTTGCACTTGCCGGCGTGGCGGCGCTCCTGCTTCCCGTGCTCGACAGCGTCTCGAAGGTGCCCGCCCGAGTAGTGGGCGTGATGCTCGTGCTGTTCGGAATACTGATCGCAGTGTGGCCAAGCGCTGGCGCGCCGTGGCTCGCATTCCTCGTTGGTGTGGCACTCATCGGCCAAAGCCTGTTCCAACTGCTGCAGTCGATCCGAAACAGCGGGGATCAGCGCGCTCCCCACATCATCGCTGCACTTGCCGGGATCGTCGTCGGACTCGTGACCTTCTCCTGGCCCGTGCTCACGCTCACCTTCTTCCGGCTCGGCGTCGGCGCGTGGTTCGTGTTCTTCGGTCTGCAGCTCATCTTCATCATGCCGTTCCACCGCAGGCCGCGGGCACCCCACCAGACATCCGCATCCAGGCTCCGGCGGTGGTCCCGCACGCTCGGGGCGAGCCTCGCACTCACACTCGCGCTCGCACTCGCTCTCGGCACCGCTTGGGTGCTGGGCGGGGTGCCCCTCCCCGCGCCTGGAACGTTCTACACGGCCCCAGCGGAGATTCCAGACACGCCTGGCACACTCCTCCGCACCCAGCCCCTCACCGAAGGCGTGCCGAGCGGCGCAGAAGCCTGGAAGATCCTGTACACCACCACCCACTCAGACGGCTCTCCGGCGATCTCGAGCGGCACCATCATCGCGCCGAAGACGCGGGGCGGCGATCCCCTCCCGCTCCTCTCTGTGGCACACGGCACCACAGGCGTTGCCGCGAAGTGCGCACCCTCGCTCAGCGCGACACCGTTCTCGGACGGCGCAGGCGCAGCCCTCGAAGAAATGGTCACGAAGCACGGCTGGGCCGCAGTGACGAGCGACTACATTGGGCTCGGCACTTCCGGCACCCACCCGTATCTGATCGGCGATGCCGAGGCCCGCAACGTGCTCGACGCCACCCGCGCGGCGCAGCAGTTCTCCGAGATTTCGACCACAGAACGCACCGTGGTCTGGGGGCACTCGCAGGGCGGACAGGGCTCGCTCTGGACCGGCCAGATCGCCGCTGAATACGCACCGGACATCGATATCGTGGGCGTCGCCGCCTTCGCGCCCGCCGCGGACCTCTACGGCCTCGCGGAGGTCAACAAGAACGATGCTCCAGGCAAGACCGTTTCTGCGTACATCGCGGCGACGTGGGACACGCTCTATCCCGAGCTCGACCTCGCTGCACATCTCACCCCCGGCTCGGCGGCCCCGGTCTCCAAAATCCAGAACCTGTGTTTCAACGGTCAGGACGTGCTCGCGGCGATCCTACGCGGCACGCAGGTACCCAACCAGATCTTCCCTGACAGCCTGCTCGCAGGGAAGTTCGGGCGCCTGCTGAAGGCGCAGACGCCGGTAGGGCCGTTCCCCGCCCCGGTGCTCGTGGCGCAGGGTCTCGCGGATCCGCTCGTGAAGCCTGAGCAGCAGCGCGCCTGGGTGGGTGGCCGGTGCGCCGCTGGCGAGGAGATCGATTACCGCACGTACCCAGGGCTCAATCACCTCACGCTCGTGGCAGCAGACTCCCCGCTCACCCCGCAACTCGTCGCGTGGACGCTCGACCGCTGGGCCGGCAAGCCGGCTGCGGGCAACTGCGACGACTTGCCGAAGTAG
- a CDS encoding ABC transporter ATP-binding protein — protein MTAAIETVALEKHYGRHFAVRGIDLRVEQGSIFGLIGPNGAGKTTVLRMLLDIIRPTGGELRVLGRAPREAGAALRRRIGYLPGELKLDDRVNGRALLERLTALSGPVAPGSIDLLAERLDIDLSRPVHTLSKGNRQKLGLVQALMHRPELLVLDEPTSGLDPLVQREFITLVREARNAGQTVLLSSHVLSEIQHTADEVAVLATGTIVARGDVASLRLTSVSRVRAVLSAGSAAEVRIALGRVPRLDELDVSAAPGNLVRLTCTLRGTVDPLVQALARFTVRDLTIEEPDLEESVLELYGRTTALT, from the coding sequence ATGACCGCCGCAATTGAAACTGTCGCACTCGAAAAGCACTACGGCAGACACTTCGCGGTGCGCGGGATCGATCTGCGGGTCGAGCAGGGGTCAATCTTCGGGCTGATCGGGCCGAACGGAGCAGGGAAAACGACCGTCTTACGCATGCTGCTCGATATCATCAGGCCGACCGGCGGCGAGCTTCGCGTACTCGGCCGGGCACCGCGCGAGGCTGGGGCAGCTCTGCGGCGAAGAATCGGGTACCTCCCAGGCGAGCTCAAGCTCGACGATCGTGTGAACGGCCGTGCACTCCTGGAGCGTCTCACCGCGCTCAGCGGCCCCGTGGCGCCGGGGAGCATCGACCTTCTCGCTGAGCGGCTCGACATCGATCTCAGTCGTCCGGTCCACACGCTTTCGAAGGGCAACCGACAAAAGCTCGGACTGGTGCAGGCCTTGATGCACCGTCCAGAACTCCTCGTCCTCGACGAGCCGACGAGTGGCCTTGATCCCCTCGTGCAGCGGGAGTTCATCACTCTCGTGCGAGAGGCGCGCAATGCAGGACAGACCGTGCTCTTGAGTTCCCACGTTCTGAGCGAAATCCAGCACACTGCCGACGAGGTGGCGGTGCTTGCCACGGGCACGATCGTGGCACGCGGCGATGTCGCTTCACTGCGGCTCACGAGCGTGTCTCGGGTCAGAGCTGTCCTCTCAGCGGGGAGCGCTGCGGAGGTGCGGATCGCGCTCGGGCGCGTGCCCCGCCTCGATGAGCTCGACGTGTCTGCGGCACCGGGCAATCTCGTCCGTCTCACCTGCACGCTTCGCGGCACGGTTGATCCTCTCGTGCAGGCACTTGCCCGCTTTACGGTGCGCGATCTCACCATTGAGGAGCCGGACCTTGAGGAGTCGGTGCTGGAGCTCTACGGCCGGACGACGGCGTTGACATGA
- a CDS encoding DMT family transporter, with protein sequence MQRSSFTGLGLVVLSAFLFAVSGPVAKALYGIGWTPGSVILIRLVGSALLLLPFCLVALRGRWGEVRRHWRVIVLYGAISMAGVQAFFFLAVEHVTVAIAILLEMMGAPILIVLWLWGRTRRRPPAITFAGIGVSLIGVVCVLDFQGATLSWFGIAMASAAALCFAGYFLLSSTESIPISPIAFTGLGMAVGAIAAVIVTSARIMPAEFTFSELQFAGATVHWWVPAALLVVFTVLAYVCGIVGLRHIGPTVGSFANLTEVLFSALAAWIILAEALSPLQLVGGAVIIGGIVLVKWGEFRAARIAASRSPELQVVHSNSIKVDLEMNQLSGQASGHDDTPFAQHTPTAHDGTRTPLP encoded by the coding sequence GTGCAGCGCTCGTCTTTCACTGGCCTCGGCCTCGTCGTACTCTCAGCATTTCTCTTCGCGGTCTCCGGGCCCGTGGCGAAGGCCCTGTACGGGATCGGCTGGACTCCCGGTTCAGTCATCCTGATCCGCCTCGTCGGATCAGCGCTATTGCTTCTCCCGTTCTGCCTCGTCGCGCTGCGCGGACGGTGGGGTGAAGTGCGCAGGCACTGGAGAGTCATCGTGCTCTACGGCGCAATCTCGATGGCGGGCGTGCAGGCTTTCTTTTTTCTCGCGGTCGAACACGTCACCGTCGCCATCGCGATCCTGCTCGAGATGATGGGCGCACCGATCCTGATCGTGCTGTGGCTCTGGGGACGCACCCGTCGCCGCCCACCAGCAATCACCTTCGCGGGCATCGGCGTATCGCTGATCGGCGTCGTCTGCGTCCTTGATTTCCAAGGAGCCACGCTGAGCTGGTTCGGTATTGCGATGGCCTCGGCCGCGGCACTCTGCTTCGCCGGGTACTTTCTCCTCTCCTCAACTGAGTCGATCCCGATCTCACCAATCGCTTTCACCGGTCTCGGCATGGCAGTGGGAGCGATCGCCGCGGTCATTGTCACCAGCGCGCGAATCATGCCTGCGGAGTTCACGTTCTCTGAGCTGCAATTTGCGGGGGCCACTGTGCACTGGTGGGTGCCAGCCGCGCTACTCGTAGTCTTCACCGTGCTCGCCTACGTGTGCGGGATCGTTGGGCTTCGCCATATCGGTCCGACTGTGGGGTCATTCGCGAATCTCACCGAAGTCTTGTTCTCCGCGCTGGCCGCCTGGATCATTCTCGCTGAGGCGCTCTCGCCCCTCCAGTTGGTGGGCGGAGCGGTCATTATTGGGGGAATCGTGCTGGTGAAGTGGGGCGAGTTTCGGGCAGCGCGGATCGCGGCGAGCCGCTCCCCCGAGTTGCAAGTGGTCCACTCTAACTCGATCAAAGTGGATCTTGAGATGAACCAATTATCCGGGCAGGCTAGCGGACATGACGACACTCCCTTCGCTCAGCACACCCCGACCGCACACGACGGAACGCGCACTCCGCTCCCCTGA
- a CDS encoding TetR/AcrR family transcriptional regulator, translated as MSTKPSRAVIAPHSATAAIRRLAERGYEATTAEDLADAVGMSRSTFFRRFGSKDDVVFADHDHALAQLEAFLTSTTDTPGEALVQGTADVLRHLTRDPEAARLRFELMRVTPALRDRELVITHRYERVYRRFIREVAAPEIPRWVAPALAASLVAVHNATLRDWLRGSVPDAPGAVTRDLRRVTGLYAPWLDPAGASSPQRVVVAVYDAAGSPDAILDAVAAQLTHS; from the coding sequence ATGAGCACGAAGCCGTCCCGCGCAGTCATCGCGCCGCACAGCGCCACCGCCGCGATTCGGCGCCTCGCGGAGCGGGGCTACGAAGCCACCACTGCAGAGGATCTTGCGGATGCCGTGGGCATGAGCCGCAGCACGTTCTTCCGCCGCTTCGGCAGCAAGGACGACGTCGTGTTTGCCGATCACGATCACGCGCTCGCGCAGCTGGAGGCATTTCTCACTTCCACCACGGACACGCCTGGCGAAGCGCTGGTGCAGGGCACCGCCGATGTGCTGCGACACCTCACGCGGGATCCGGAAGCCGCGCGGCTCCGCTTCGAGCTGATGCGGGTGACTCCGGCACTCCGGGACCGGGAGCTTGTGATCACCCACCGCTACGAGCGGGTGTACCGCCGCTTTATTCGTGAGGTTGCGGCCCCAGAGATTCCGCGCTGGGTGGCTCCCGCGCTCGCAGCATCGCTTGTCGCGGTGCACAACGCGACGCTGCGAGACTGGCTGCGCGGCTCGGTGCCGGACGCCCCAGGAGCCGTCACCCGAGATCTGCGCCGGGTGACGGGGCTGTACGCGCCATGGCTCGATCCCGCAGGCGCCAGCTCCCCGCAGCGCGTCGTGGTGGCGGTCTACGACGCCGCGGGCTCCCCCGATGCGATTCTCGACGCCGTAGCCGCCCAGCTCACCCACTCATAA
- a CDS encoding S-(hydroxymethyl)mycothiol dehydrogenase — protein sequence MVYRVQGVVVREKNAPATMETVIVPDPGPGEAVVDILTSGVCHTDLHYQLGGISDEFPFLLGHEATGRVAAIGEGVSEVAVGDRVILNWRAVCGQCRACAKGQPQYCFNTHNAAQKMTLEDGTELSPALGIGAFIEKTLVAAGQCTKIDEESDAAAVGLLGCGVMAGIGAAINTGEIQRGESVAVIGCGGVGTAAIAGAQLAGATTIIAVDIDDAKLEQARRFGATHTVNSRETDPVAAIQELTGGFGADVVIDAVGRPETYTQAFYARDLAGRVVLVGVPTPEMTLELPLLDVFGRGGSLKSSWYGDCLPSRDFAMLIDQYKLGRLDLDGFVTERIGLGDVEAAFAKMADGTVLRSVVVL from the coding sequence ATGGTCTATCGAGTGCAGGGCGTCGTCGTCCGGGAGAAGAACGCTCCCGCCACGATGGAAACGGTGATTGTTCCGGACCCGGGTCCGGGGGAAGCCGTGGTCGATATTCTGACGAGCGGGGTGTGCCACACCGATCTTCATTACCAGCTGGGCGGCATCTCGGATGAGTTCCCGTTCCTGCTTGGACACGAAGCCACCGGCCGCGTCGCCGCAATCGGCGAGGGGGTTTCCGAGGTTGCTGTTGGCGACCGCGTGATTCTGAACTGGCGTGCGGTGTGCGGACAGTGCCGTGCGTGCGCGAAGGGGCAGCCTCAGTACTGCTTCAACACCCACAATGCGGCGCAGAAGATGACACTTGAGGATGGCACTGAGCTGTCGCCAGCGCTCGGGATCGGCGCCTTCATCGAAAAGACGCTCGTTGCCGCTGGGCAGTGCACGAAAATCGATGAGGAGTCGGACGCTGCGGCCGTCGGGCTGCTCGGTTGTGGCGTCATGGCGGGGATCGGTGCTGCGATCAACACCGGAGAAATCCAGCGCGGCGAATCTGTCGCGGTGATCGGGTGCGGTGGAGTCGGAACTGCCGCCATCGCGGGCGCGCAGCTCGCTGGGGCCACCACCATCATCGCGGTCGATATCGACGACGCGAAACTCGAACAGGCGCGGCGTTTTGGTGCAACACACACGGTGAACTCGCGCGAGACGGATCCGGTTGCGGCGATTCAGGAGCTGACCGGCGGCTTCGGTGCCGATGTCGTGATTGACGCGGTTGGCCGACCCGAGACTTACACGCAGGCCTTCTACGCGCGCGATCTTGCCGGCCGAGTGGTCCTCGTCGGGGTGCCGACACCTGAGATGACGCTCGAACTCCCGCTGCTCGACGTGTTTGGTCGCGGCGGATCACTGAAGTCCTCCTGGTACGGCGACTGCCTGCCGAGCCGCGATTTTGCGATGCTGATCGATCAGTACAAGCTTGGACGGCTCGATCTTGACGGCTTCGTCACAGAACGAATCGGACTCGGGGACGTCGAAGCGGCGTTCGCAAAGATGGCCGACGGTACGGTGCTGCGCTCGGTCGTGGTGCTCTGA
- a CDS encoding ABC transporter permease: MNATLAVFRGQVRDGWRGLLGWSLGIAAVTGLYLPLYPSLQSPALTQLLSSLPKELVRTIGYDQIASGSGYTQATFFGLIGYVLLTIASTSWGTAAIAGAEEHGRLELTLAHGIGRVHYTVASAAALLTKLLLLGCVACALILLLNGPAELELEPAHVIAALAAWIGLGFVSGAAALAAGAGFGRRIWAIGAGAGVAVLGYALNAVGETSTKTEWMWRFSPYHWAFGAQPLSTGADWGGLGALWGLALALIFGAALALTRRDLRGY; encoded by the coding sequence ATGAATGCCACGCTTGCGGTGTTTCGAGGGCAGGTGCGGGATGGCTGGCGCGGCTTGTTGGGGTGGTCGCTCGGGATTGCGGCCGTGACGGGCCTCTACCTCCCGCTCTACCCGTCGCTGCAGTCTCCTGCGCTGACACAATTGCTCTCGAGTCTCCCCAAGGAGCTCGTGCGCACCATTGGCTACGACCAGATCGCCTCCGGCTCCGGGTACACGCAGGCGACGTTCTTCGGGCTGATCGGGTATGTGCTTCTGACGATCGCGAGCACGAGCTGGGGCACCGCCGCAATTGCTGGCGCTGAGGAGCACGGCCGGCTTGAACTCACACTTGCGCATGGGATTGGCCGGGTGCACTACACCGTCGCGAGCGCCGCCGCGCTGCTCACGAAACTCCTCCTGCTCGGGTGTGTAGCGTGTGCGCTGATCCTTCTGCTCAATGGGCCTGCAGAGCTTGAGCTGGAACCAGCGCACGTGATTGCTGCGCTTGCTGCATGGATTGGGCTCGGGTTCGTATCGGGCGCCGCGGCGCTCGCGGCCGGTGCGGGTTTCGGCCGACGGATCTGGGCGATTGGCGCCGGCGCCGGGGTCGCAGTGCTCGGTTACGCGCTGAATGCGGTGGGCGAGACGAGCACGAAGACCGAGTGGATGTGGCGATTCTCGCCATATCACTGGGCTTTCGGGGCACAGCCGCTGAGCACCGGAGCTGACTGGGGTGGACTCGGGGCACTCTGGGGGCTCGCGCTCGCGCTCATCTTCGGTGCCGCACTCGCGCTCACGCGCCGAGACCTGCGCGGGTACTAG
- a CDS encoding CGNR zinc finger domain-containing protein: MSLAYDVRANLLLLVDLLNSAPHVTGPDDGLASVEQLTEFVTQHGFTGPLGATPHDVAVAAGLRERFTVALANDVEPVVAAINLTFSEIRAFPRLASHGDWGWHMHATADSAPLGERMASDLVFALTDLIRFGDLPRLRSCAAEDCTAALADLTRNQSKRFCDARNCANRTHIAAYRARRNRGANAERQRRV; this comes from the coding sequence ATGAGTCTCGCGTACGACGTCCGTGCCAATCTGCTCCTCCTCGTCGACCTCCTGAACTCCGCACCCCACGTGACGGGGCCGGATGACGGGCTCGCGAGTGTGGAGCAGTTGACCGAGTTCGTGACCCAGCACGGATTTACTGGGCCGTTGGGAGCGACTCCGCACGATGTCGCCGTGGCGGCCGGCCTTCGCGAGCGCTTTACCGTCGCACTTGCGAACGATGTTGAGCCCGTCGTCGCCGCGATCAACCTCACCTTCAGTGAGATCCGAGCATTCCCACGCCTCGCGAGCCACGGAGACTGGGGCTGGCACATGCACGCGACTGCTGACTCGGCGCCACTGGGTGAGCGGATGGCGTCTGACCTCGTGTTTGCCCTCACCGACTTGATCCGCTTCGGCGATCTTCCCAGACTCCGCAGTTGCGCGGCTGAGGACTGCACCGCGGCTCTCGCTGACCTCACCCGGAACCAGTCAAAGCGGTTCTGTGATGCTCGAAATTGCGCCAATCGCACCCACATTGCTGCCTACCGGGCGCGGAGAAACCGCGGCGCCAACGCCGAGCGGCAGCGGCGCGTGTGA
- the pdxS gene encoding pyridoxal 5'-phosphate synthase lyase subunit PdxS, with protein MTTLPSLSTPRPHTTERALRSPEPAPHVRRGLADHLTNGVIMDVVTAEQARIAEDSGAVAVMALERVPADIRAQGGVARMSDPDLISEIQAAVSIPVMAKARIGHFVEAQILESLDIDFIDESEVLSPADYAHHIDKHAFTTPFVCGATNLGEALRRIAEGAAMIRSKGEAGTGDVSEATRHLRTIRGEIARLRGLDDTELYAEAKSLSAPLDLVQEVAERGALPVPLLTAGGVATPADAAMMMQLGANGVFVGSGIFKSGNPARRAAAVVAATAAYTDPAAIAAASRGLGEAMVGISVADLPAPHRLAERGW; from the coding sequence ATGACGACACTCCCTTCGCTCAGCACACCCCGACCGCACACGACGGAACGCGCACTCCGCTCCCCTGAACCCGCACCACACGTGCGCCGCGGGCTTGCCGACCACCTCACCAACGGCGTCATCATGGACGTGGTGACGGCCGAACAAGCCCGCATCGCTGAAGATTCCGGCGCTGTCGCGGTCATGGCACTCGAGCGGGTTCCCGCCGACATCCGCGCACAGGGCGGAGTAGCGCGTATGAGCGACCCGGATCTCATCTCGGAAATCCAAGCAGCGGTGTCGATTCCCGTCATGGCGAAGGCCCGCATTGGTCATTTCGTCGAAGCACAGATCCTGGAATCGCTTGACATCGACTTCATCGACGAGTCCGAAGTGCTGAGCCCAGCGGATTACGCGCACCATATCGACAAACACGCCTTCACCACTCCATTTGTGTGCGGTGCAACCAATCTCGGCGAAGCGCTCCGGCGGATCGCCGAGGGCGCAGCAATGATTCGATCAAAGGGCGAAGCCGGCACGGGCGATGTCTCAGAGGCGACGCGTCACCTGCGCACAATCCGTGGCGAGATTGCCCGGCTCCGCGGCCTGGACGACACCGAGCTGTATGCCGAAGCGAAAAGCCTCAGCGCACCACTGGATCTCGTGCAGGAAGTTGCGGAGCGCGGTGCGCTTCCGGTCCCGCTGCTGACCGCTGGCGGCGTGGCGACGCCGGCCGACGCAGCAATGATGATGCAGCTCGGCGCGAACGGCGTCTTCGTCGGGTCAGGGATCTTCAAATCAGGGAACCCCGCACGGCGCGCGGCAGCGGTGGTCGCCGCGACGGCTGCGTACACGGATCCCGCCGCGATTGCCGCCGCGTCCCGCGGCCTGGGCGAGGCGATGGTGGGCATCAGTGTGGCCGATCTGCCAGCGCCGCACCGCCTCGCGGAGCGCGGCTGGTAG